One Fusobacterium ulcerans DNA segment encodes these proteins:
- a CDS encoding NifU family protein, which produces MDKIEKFLDEEIRPELRKHNGDISVEEYDEKNRKLVLRLMGQCCTCPHSIDTSENFIKISVREKFPEIEVLHVNAGASKEFIEIAKSYLRGR; this is translated from the coding sequence ATGGATAAAATAGAAAAATTTTTAGATGAGGAGATAAGGCCAGAACTACGTAAACACAATGGAGATATATCTGTTGAGGAGTATGATGAGAAAAACAGGAAACTGGTTTTAAGATTGATGGGGCAGTGTTGTACCTGCCCTCACTCAATTGATACCAGTGAGAATTTTATAAAAATAAGTGTAAGAGAAAAATTCCCAGAGATAGAAGTACTCCATGTAAATGCTGGTGCTTCCAAAGAATTTATAGAGATAGCTAAAAGTTATTTGAGGGGGAGATAG
- a CDS encoding 4-hydroxyphenylacetate 3-hydroxylase family protein, producing MALKTPQEYLESLRKLNLEVYLFGERVKDPVDNPIIRPSLNSVIMTYELAQDPKYAELMVVDSHMTGEKINRFTHIHQSTDDLVKKVKMQRLLGQKTAACFQRCVGMDAFNAVYSTTYETDQKYGTEYHARFKKFLEYVQREDLTVDGAMTDPKGDRGLSPSQQEDPDLFLHIVEKRADGIVVKGAKVHQTGIVNSHEVLVMPTISMTEEDKDYAVAFSVPSDTKGIKIIYGRQSCDTRKLEEGTLDRGNPKFGGHEALVIFDDVFVPTERIFMCEEYDFSGMLVERFAGFHRQSYGGCKVGVGDVLIGAAALVSDYNGTKKASHIKDKLIEMIHLNETLYCAGIACSSEGHPTVAGSYEIDMLLANICKQNVTRFPYEIARLAEDIAGGLFVTMPSEKDYRDPVLGGYIEKYLKGVASVPTIDRMKVLRLIENLTLGTAAVGYRTESMHGAGSPQAQRIMISRQSNLEVKKQLVKDILDIKG from the coding sequence ATGGCTTTAAAAACACCTCAGGAATATTTAGAGAGTTTAAGAAAATTAAACTTGGAAGTTTATCTTTTTGGAGAAAGAGTAAAGGATCCAGTAGATAATCCTATCATCAGACCATCTTTAAATTCAGTAATAATGACTTATGAACTTGCACAAGATCCAAAGTATGCTGAACTTATGGTAGTTGATTCTCATATGACAGGAGAGAAAATCAACAGATTTACACATATCCACCAAAGTACAGATGATCTTGTAAAAAAAGTAAAAATGCAGAGATTGTTGGGACAGAAAACAGCTGCGTGCTTCCAGCGTTGCGTTGGAATGGATGCTTTTAATGCTGTATACAGCACTACATATGAAACAGATCAAAAATATGGAACAGAATATCATGCTAGATTTAAGAAATTTTTGGAATATGTGCAGAGAGAAGATTTAACAGTAGATGGAGCTATGACTGACCCTAAAGGAGACAGAGGGCTATCACCATCGCAACAGGAGGATCCAGATTTATTCCTTCATATAGTAGAGAAAAGAGCAGATGGTATTGTAGTCAAAGGAGCAAAGGTACATCAAACTGGAATAGTAAATTCTCATGAAGTACTTGTAATGCCGACTATATCTATGACAGAAGAGGATAAAGATTATGCAGTAGCTTTTTCTGTACCAAGTGATACTAAAGGAATAAAAATAATATATGGAAGACAGTCATGTGATACAAGAAAACTTGAAGAGGGAACTTTGGACAGAGGAAATCCTAAATTTGGTGGACATGAGGCTCTGGTTATATTTGATGATGTATTTGTACCTACTGAGCGTATATTTATGTGCGAAGAGTATGATTTTTCTGGAATGCTGGTAGAGAGATTTGCAGGATTCCACAGACAAAGTTATGGTGGATGTAAAGTAGGAGTTGGAGATGTACTGATTGGAGCAGCAGCTCTTGTTTCTGATTATAATGGAACTAAAAAAGCTTCTCACATAAAAGATAAATTAATTGAAATGATACATTTAAATGAAACTCTATACTGTGCAGGAATTGCCTGCTCGAGTGAAGGGCATCCAACAGTGGCAGGGTCATATGAGATAGATATGCTTCTGGCTAATATCTGTAAGCAGAATGTAACTAGATTCCCATATGAAATAGCTAGACTGGCAGAAGATATCGCTGGTGGATTGTTTGTAACTATGCCTTCTGAGAAAGACTACAGAGATCCAGTACTAGGTGGATATATAGAAAAATATCTGAAAGGAGTGGCTTCTGTACCTACAATAGATAGGATGAAAGTACTTAGACTTATAGAAAATCTTACATTGGGAACAGCAGCTGTAGGATACAGAACAGAGTCTATGCATGGAGCTGGGTCGCCTCAGGCACAAAGAATTATGATAAGCAGACAGTCTAATCTTGAAGTTAAAAAACAGCTTGTAAAAGATATTTTAGATATCAAAGGGTAA
- a CDS encoding sigma-54 interaction domain-containing protein gives MDHKEDGLLFREKIESESLKDEIIENRYINKMMKSIVDSSYDGIYVTDGEANTLLVNKSYGRITGLNIEDLIGKNMRDLVEAGVYDNSGSLVVIETGKEATVNQKLSSGKEVLVTSVPVFDEDGKRKYIVTNVRDLSDIERLRRELFLNQNLTQKYKDELENMKEQLVDIDDITFKDKSMFNTLKMILKISKMDTSVLLTGETGTGKTHIAKLIHKYSNRNEQTFIEINCGAIPESLIESEFFGYEAGAFTGASKKGKMGVFELANNSTLFLDEISELNIDLQVKLLKVLESLEVRRIGGERVIQTNARIIAATNRDLRELVKEGKFREDLYYRLNVISINIPSLKERKDDIVPLCLRFLKEFNKKYDVEKFFSQEIIEVFYRYQWPGNIREMKNLIEQLVIISQGNEVSTDYLPKYIFQKGALELGSDKTGVIEELYQYHKMSLKEATLKFQQNLIKNMLKEKGSQRQVAKALQVDPATITRKLAGQE, from the coding sequence ATGGATCATAAGGAAGATGGGTTGTTGTTCAGGGAAAAAATAGAATCAGAATCTTTAAAAGATGAGATTATAGAAAATAGATACATTAATAAGATGATGAAATCCATAGTGGACTCATCTTATGATGGGATTTATGTAACTGATGGAGAGGCAAATACTCTTCTGGTAAATAAATCCTATGGACGTATTACAGGATTGAATATAGAGGACCTTATTGGGAAAAATATGAGAGATTTAGTAGAGGCAGGAGTATATGACAATTCTGGGTCTCTTGTAGTGATAGAAACTGGAAAAGAAGCTACAGTAAATCAGAAGCTTTCCTCTGGAAAAGAAGTGCTTGTAACAAGTGTACCAGTATTTGATGAAGATGGAAAAAGAAAATATATCGTGACTAATGTAAGGGATTTGTCAGATATAGAAAGACTAAGAAGAGAATTGTTTCTGAATCAGAATCTGACACAGAAATATAAAGATGAGCTGGAAAATATGAAAGAACAGCTGGTAGATATAGATGATATAACATTTAAAGACAAATCTATGTTCAATACTTTGAAAATGATATTGAAGATATCAAAGATGGATACTTCTGTCCTTCTTACAGGAGAGACAGGAACTGGAAAAACACATATAGCCAAGCTGATACATAAATACAGCAACAGAAATGAACAGACATTTATTGAGATAAATTGTGGAGCTATTCCAGAAAGCCTTATAGAATCAGAATTTTTTGGATATGAGGCAGGAGCTTTTACTGGAGCATCAAAAAAAGGAAAAATGGGAGTTTTTGAACTTGCCAATAATTCTACTTTGTTTTTGGATGAGATATCAGAGCTGAATATAGATTTGCAGGTAAAACTGCTGAAAGTATTGGAAAGTCTGGAAGTAAGGCGTATAGGTGGGGAGAGAGTTATACAGACAAATGCAAGGATAATAGCTGCAACAAACAGAGATTTAAGAGAATTAGTAAAAGAGGGAAAATTCAGAGAAGATTTGTATTACAGACTTAATGTGATATCTATAAATATTCCATCTTTAAAAGAGAGAAAAGATGATATAGTACCTCTTTGTTTAAGGTTTCTGAAAGAATTTAATAAGAAATATGATGTGGAAAAATTTTTCAGTCAGGAGATAATAGAGGTATTTTATAGGTATCAATGGCCTGGAAATATTAGAGAGATGAAAAATCTTATAGAACAGCTTGTAATTATATCTCAAGGAAATGAAGTATCTACTGATTATCTTCCAAAATATATTTTTCAAAAGGGAGCTTTAGAATTAGGAAGTGACAAAACAGGAGTAATAGAGGAACTTTATCAGTATCATAAAATGAGTTTAAAGGAAGCAACACTCAAATTTCAGCAGAATCTTATAAAAAATATGCTCAAAGAAAAAGGTTCTCAAAGACAGGTAGCCAAAGCATTACAGGTAGATCCTGCTACAATTACAAGAAAACTTGCAGGACAGGAATAA
- a CDS encoding acyl-CoA thioesterase → MFSYKYKIVKEDINYGGHVGNERALLFFQFSRMAFFESLGFTELDLGDGIGVIQKNGYVEYNKELFLNDEIEIKITKIEIEKINFTCHYEIYNNAGEKVINGYTMLVCYDYTAKKIKRVPQGFKDKVEALA, encoded by the coding sequence ATGTTTTCATACAAATATAAGATAGTAAAGGAAGATATAAACTATGGAGGTCATGTAGGAAATGAGAGAGCTCTTCTTTTCTTTCAATTTTCAAGAATGGCATTCTTTGAATCTCTTGGATTTACAGAATTAGATTTAGGAGATGGAATAGGAGTTATCCAAAAAAATGGATATGTTGAATATAATAAGGAACTTTTCCTAAATGATGAAATAGAAATAAAAATAACTAAAATAGAAATAGAAAAAATCAATTTTACTTGCCACTATGAAATATATAATAATGCTGGCGAAAAAGTTATCAACGGATACACTATGCTTGTATGTTATGATTATACAGCTAAGAAAATAAAAAGAGTTCCTCAAGGCTTTAAAGATAAAGTTGAAGCTCTGGCTTAG
- a CDS encoding DUF523 domain-containing protein: protein MKILVSACLLGVECRYNGKGELREDIKALMKDHELIPVCPEQLGGLATPRDPAERQGDKIITKTGIDVTAEYLKGAEEVLKLAKLYNCSAAVLKERSPSCGAGKIYDGTFSKILIAGNGAAADLLIKNEIKVTGESEIDKIFL from the coding sequence ATGAAAATACTGGTCAGTGCCTGCCTGTTAGGTGTAGAATGTCGTTACAATGGTAAGGGAGAATTGAGAGAGGATATAAAAGCTTTGATGAAAGATCATGAACTTATACCAGTGTGTCCAGAACAACTTGGGGGACTTGCTACTCCTCGTGATCCTGCTGAAAGACAGGGAGATAAAATTATCACAAAAACTGGTATAGATGTTACTGCTGAATATCTGAAAGGAGCAGAGGAAGTTTTAAAACTGGCTAAGCTCTATAATTGCAGTGCTGCTGTCTTGAAAGAAAGAAGCCCTTCTTGTGGTGCTGGAAAGATTTATGATGGTACTTTTTCAAAGATACTTATAGCTGGAAACGGAGCTGCTGCTGACTTACTTATAAAGAATGAGATAAAAGTTACTGGCGAATCTGAAATAGATAAAATATTTTTATAA
- a CDS encoding DUF4184 family protein, with protein MPFTFSHPAIILPLKKLPRKYISMTGLIVGSIAPDFEYFLRMKSKYSHTISGILWYDLPMGILLAFIFHNLIKEALINNMPLFFQSRFLNLRDFNWNSYFKKNWYVVVVSIIIGICSHILWDGFTHRTGHFVKMFSVLESSVKMFGQKIPVYRILQHISTLLGGIIVIKAIVNLPADKTCVSKKGKYKYWIFLIVSTPIIMYVGLSKRIPYPSFWNLIVNFITAFLLSLVLTSFLFRGKNKG; from the coding sequence ATGCCATTTACATTTTCGCATCCTGCAATCATATTGCCGTTAAAAAAATTACCACGAAAATATATATCAATGACAGGGCTTATTGTTGGAAGTATAGCCCCTGATTTCGAATATTTTTTGAGAATGAAAAGTAAATACAGCCACACTATAAGTGGTATTTTATGGTATGATCTTCCTATGGGGATTTTACTTGCTTTTATTTTTCATAACTTAATTAAAGAAGCATTGATTAATAATATGCCTCTATTTTTTCAGTCACGTTTTTTGAATCTCAGAGACTTTAACTGGAACAGCTATTTTAAAAAGAACTGGTATGTTGTTGTAGTTTCAATTATAATTGGGATATGTTCTCATATATTATGGGATGGCTTTACTCATAGAACAGGTCATTTTGTGAAAATGTTTTCAGTACTGGAATCTTCAGTGAAAATGTTTGGACAAAAGATACCTGTATATAGAATATTACAGCATATAAGCACCCTTTTAGGAGGAATAATAGTGATAAAAGCTATTGTTAATCTCCCAGCAGATAAAACCTGTGTATCTAAAAAAGGCAAATATAAATATTGGATTTTTCTGATTGTTTCAACACCTATAATTATGTATGTGGGACTTTCAAAGAGAATTCCATATCCTTCTTTTTGGAATTTGATAGTGAATTTTATCACTGCCTTTCTTCTTTCTCTGGTATTGACATCTTTTTTATTCAGAGGAAAAAATAAAGGATAG
- a CDS encoding toxin-antitoxin system YwqK family antitoxin yields the protein MKFIILVISFLMIGCTNIRNNTPSTPKETVKTYYDNGNMESKIIYVGNKKNGKMTSYFENGKIAAKGFFKDDKRDKKWIFYNEKNGKIFSVEKYMDGKLNGEQVYYHENGKLKVRGNYTNGVRSGFWEMFDEDGKLEVQNIFIDGENIISIAIYQKNGKLLCNGNVINQLRQGEWKYFDEKGNIAYIVNYEKGIRNGAWHAFDRDGDLLMSGIYRNGRIVGIDIEE from the coding sequence ATGAAGTTTATTATTCTGGTCATCAGTTTTTTGATGATAGGATGTACAAATATAAGGAACAATACTCCCTCTACTCCAAAGGAAACTGTAAAAACTTATTATGATAATGGAAATATGGAATCTAAAATAATATATGTAGGTAATAAAAAGAATGGAAAAATGACAAGCTATTTTGAAAATGGAAAAATTGCTGCTAAAGGTTTTTTCAAAGATGATAAGAGAGATAAAAAATGGATATTTTATAATGAAAAAAATGGGAAAATATTCAGTGTTGAAAAATATATGGATGGAAAATTAAATGGAGAACAGGTATATTATCATGAAAATGGTAAATTAAAAGTAAGAGGAAATTATACCAATGGTGTAAGAAGCGGTTTCTGGGAAATGTTTGATGAAGATGGAAAACTGGAAGTGCAGAATATATTCATTGATGGAGAAAATATTATAAGCATAGCAATATATCAAAAAAATGGAAAACTTCTGTGCAATGGAAATGTTATAAATCAGTTGAGGCAGGGAGAATGGAAATATTTTGATGAGAAAGGAAATATAGCTTATATTGTAAATTATGAAAAAGGTATAAGAAATGGAGCATGGCACGCATTTGATAGAGATGGAGATCTTTTGATGAGTGGTATCTATAGAAATGGCAGAATAGTAGGAATTGATATAGAAGAATAA
- the fabG gene encoding 3-oxoacyl-[acyl-carrier-protein] reductase has translation MDRLKGKIALVTGSARGIGRAVVEKFAAEGAEMVISCDMGEAVYEQSNVRHEILNVTDRPAIKEFVAKIAAEYGRIDILINNAGITKDALLQRMTEEQWDAVINVNLKGVFNMTQAVAPIMSKNKSGSIVTLSSVVGLYGNLAQTNYSATKGGVIAMTKTWAKELARRGAIRANCVAPGFIESPMTDVLSEKVVAGMMERTPLARFGTAEDVANAILFLASDDASYITGQVLPVTGGLVI, from the coding sequence ATGGATAGATTAAAAGGAAAAATCGCTTTAGTTACTGGAAGTGCTAGGGGAATAGGAAGAGCTGTTGTTGAGAAATTTGCTGCTGAAGGTGCAGAAATGGTTATCTCTTGTGATATGGGAGAAGCTGTATATGAGCAGTCAAATGTTAGACATGAAATATTAAATGTTACTGACAGACCTGCTATAAAAGAATTTGTTGCAAAAATAGCAGCTGAATATGGAAGAATAGATATCTTAATAAACAATGCTGGTATTACTAAAGATGCTCTTTTACAAAGAATGACTGAAGAGCAATGGGATGCAGTTATAAATGTAAACTTAAAAGGAGTATTCAACATGACTCAAGCTGTTGCTCCTATTATGTCAAAAAATAAATCTGGATCAATAGTTACTCTTTCATCTGTAGTTGGACTATATGGAAACTTAGCTCAAACTAACTACTCAGCTACAAAAGGTGGAGTTATAGCTATGACTAAAACTTGGGCAAAAGAATTAGCAAGAAGAGGAGCTATCAGAGCAAACTGTGTAGCACCTGGATTCATTGAAAGCCCAATGACTGATGTATTATCAGAAAAAGTAGTTGCTGGAATGATGGAGAGAACTCCATTAGCAAGATTTGGAACTGCTGAAGATGTAGCAAATGCTATTCTTTTCTTAGCAAGTGATGATGCTTCATACATTACAGGACAAGTTTTACCTGTAACTGGAGGACTGGTTATTTAA
- a CDS encoding acetyl-CoA C-acetyltransferase: MSKVYIVAAKRSAIGSFLGSLAPLSSSDLGAAVAKQVIEDAKIDPANLDEVVIGNVLQAGQAQGVGRQVAIKAGVPQEVPGYTLNIICGSGMKTIISSYANIKAGEANLILAGGTESMSNAGFILPGKVRGGHKMADLTMKDHMVFDALTDAFTNVHMGITAENIAAKYGITREEQDAFSFASQQKAIAAVDSGRFKDEIVPVVISTKKGDITVDTDEYPNRKTDLEKLGKLRPSFKKDGTVTAGNASGLNDGASMMVLASEEAVAKYNLKPLVEIVATGIGGVDPQIMGMGPVPAIGNALKKSGMKLQDMELIELNEAFASQSLGVMKELCAQHGVEREWFNDKTNVNGGAIALGHPVGASGNRIMVTLIYEMKKRGLTYGLASLCIGGGMGTAIILKNVD; the protein is encoded by the coding sequence ATGAGTAAAGTGTACATTGTAGCAGCTAAAAGATCTGCTATAGGAAGTTTTTTAGGAAGTTTAGCCCCTTTATCATCTAGCGACCTTGGAGCCGCAGTTGCAAAGCAAGTTATTGAAGATGCAAAAATTGATCCAGCTAATCTGGACGAAGTAGTTATCGGAAATGTATTACAAGCAGGTCAGGCACAAGGTGTAGGAAGACAGGTAGCCATAAAAGCTGGTGTACCTCAGGAAGTTCCTGGTTATACACTGAATATTATATGTGGAAGTGGAATGAAAACTATCATTTCATCATATGCTAACATTAAAGCAGGAGAAGCAAATCTTATCCTTGCTGGAGGAACTGAATCAATGTCTAATGCTGGATTCATCCTTCCAGGAAAAGTAAGAGGCGGACATAAAATGGCTGACCTTACTATGAAGGATCATATGGTATTTGATGCTCTTACAGATGCATTTACAAATGTACATATGGGAATCACTGCTGAAAATATAGCTGCTAAATATGGAATCACAAGAGAAGAGCAAGATGCATTCTCATTTGCTTCTCAACAAAAAGCAATAGCTGCTGTTGACTCTGGAAGATTCAAAGATGAAATAGTTCCAGTAGTTATCAGTACTAAAAAAGGAGATATCACTGTTGATACAGATGAATATCCTAATAGAAAAACTGACCTTGAAAAATTAGGTAAATTAAGACCTTCATTCAAAAAAGATGGAACTGTAACAGCTGGAAATGCTTCTGGACTAAACGACGGAGCATCAATGATGGTACTTGCTTCTGAAGAAGCTGTTGCTAAATACAACCTTAAACCTTTAGTTGAAATTGTTGCTACTGGTATTGGTGGAGTAGACCCTCAAATAATGGGAATGGGACCTGTTCCTGCTATTGGAAATGCTCTTAAAAAATCTGGAATGAAACTTCAAGATATGGAGCTTATTGAATTGAATGAAGCATTTGCTTCTCAATCTCTAGGAGTTATGAAAGAATTATGTGCACAACACGGTGTAGAAAGAGAATGGTTCAACGATAAAACTAACGTTAATGGTGGAGCTATCGCTTTAGGACATCCAGTTGGAGCTTCTGGAAACAGAATCATGGTTACTTTAATATATGAAATGAAGAAAAGAGGATTAACTTATGGACTTGCTTCTCTATGTATTGGTGGAGGAATGGGAACTGCTATAATCCTTAAAAATGTTGACTAA
- a CDS encoding class I SAM-dependent methyltransferase yields the protein MKVNKEYIERLFSDIIDENIFIKGVISSPVNKEYPYSKINIKPLKIKDEIFIQFEQFKDNKAFHENICIDSSKMKFSEILDNFKQILISVNGSDYQILKGKNDFNLKKSENTKTLKTLEHNKKKNYILEEGTPVPFLIKLGVMGEKGEVFKQSYDKFRQINKYLEFIDDTIRELQNRKLIGSHIKFVDFGCGKSYLTFALHHYLKNIKNFTFEIIGLDLKKDVMKKCNDIAKELKCENLEFLTGDIKDFDKLQNVDIIFSLHACNNATDYALLKGLELNAKAILAVPCCQHEFNDKLSANKKSDFFASQLPIGKHGILLEKYATIATDAFRAQALELCGYRTQVMEFIDMEHTPKNTLIRGIKEKTTTESLKKRFEEYGKFKDFLGIEPLLDSLLSPYFLIKL from the coding sequence ATGAAAGTAAATAAGGAATATATTGAGAGATTATTTTCTGATATTATAGATGAGAATATTTTTATTAAAGGGGTTATTTCAAGTCCTGTGAACAAAGAGTATCCATATTCAAAAATAAATATAAAGCCATTAAAAATAAAAGATGAAATCTTTATACAGTTTGAACAATTTAAAGATAACAAGGCTTTCCATGAAAATATCTGTATAGATTCTTCAAAAATGAAATTTTCTGAAATACTGGATAATTTTAAACAGATTCTTATATCTGTAAACGGAAGTGATTACCAGATATTGAAAGGGAAAAACGACTTTAATCTGAAAAAATCAGAAAATACAAAAACATTAAAAACACTGGAGCATAACAAAAAGAAAAACTATATACTTGAAGAAGGAACACCTGTACCTTTCCTTATAAAATTGGGAGTGATGGGAGAAAAGGGAGAAGTTTTCAAGCAGAGTTACGACAAGTTCAGACAGATAAATAAATATCTTGAATTTATAGATGACACTATAAGAGAACTTCAAAATAGAAAACTCATAGGTTCTCATATTAAATTTGTAGATTTTGGATGTGGAAAATCATATCTTACTTTTGCACTTCATCACTATTTAAAGAATATCAAAAACTTTACTTTTGAGATAATAGGATTGGATTTAAAGAAAGATGTAATGAAGAAATGCAATGATATAGCTAAGGAATTAAAATGTGAAAATCTGGAATTTTTAACAGGGGATATTAAAGATTTTGATAAGCTTCAAAATGTAGACATAATATTCTCTCTTCATGCTTGTAATAATGCTACAGATTATGCACTTTTAAAAGGACTGGAATTAAATGCAAAGGCTATTCTTGCAGTTCCATGCTGTCAGCATGAATTTAATGATAAGCTAAGTGCCAATAAAAAAAGTGATTTCTTTGCATCGCAGCTTCCTATAGGAAAGCATGGAATACTTTTAGAAAAATATGCAACTATTGCCACTGATGCTTTTAGAGCTCAGGCATTAGAATTATGTGGATATAGAACTCAGGTAATGGAATTTATAGACATGGAGCATACTCCTAAGAATACACTTATCAGAGGAATAAAAGAAAAGACAACAACTGAATCTTTGAAGAAAAGATTTGAAGAGTATGGAAAGTTTAAAGATTTTCTAGGAATAGAACCACTTTTAGATAGTCTGCTTTCACCATATTTTCTGATAAAACTGTAA